The following coding sequences lie in one Corticium candelabrum chromosome 10, ooCorCand1.1, whole genome shotgun sequence genomic window:
- the LOC134185529 gene encoding uncharacterized protein LOC134185529 yields the protein MALTLTVFTFLVFRLAHATDKEPHEQRKNPGESWLDTDFYPTFHNKEAITPAQSDNSKSEPTKSQAPSTKDTKQHEISKQCVGAEGIYTSGCPLLMSHYRRYVSVLVNMLDEKRIAAGTDFIIYCNLEETKFQLLKNFSRDQHVAIQEVNLVLEKMITDVSTTSGEHVPPTLLFGFDRMTLLGMLTTVVICIVSVLLSFWLIIQISRVPLLPVWKYFVGFVFLVLIASTVIEWFHLYQTAVAEKMSTQAKDIPPECTAEGATGWTTLASWMKSTFTLSEDACLKYYQAVAIDPIVRSNPTKALVISFTHVIVEPMKMIFSGLGVAFRGLLQPLPVQWQPFVFIVAILLLVLFLIMVMRYSLRLSVLFSLVPALTDGKEMKDMLLQLKELNRALQGQIQSLQAMRPLLAIKDTEHPANKSAELLTTVQESHLNIPLENDFDTKANVVDSIGASVSGQ from the coding sequence ATGGCTCTCACGTTGACTGTGTTTACTTTCTTGGTTTTTCGATTAGCTCATGCAACTGATAAAGAGCCACATGAGCAACGGAAGAATCCAGGAGAGAGTTGGCTCGATACTGACTTCTACCCTACGTTTCACAACAAAGAAGCTATCACGCCCGCACAGTCAGACAATTCTAAATCGGAACCGACTAAATCTCAAGCGCCATCGACGAAGGATACGAAGCAACACGAAATTTCAAAGCAATGCGTGGGCGCGGAAGGAATATACACATCCGGGTGTCCATTGCTGATGTCCCATTACCGAAGATATGTTAGTGTTTTAGTAAATATGCTGGATGAGAAACGTATCGCCGCTGGAACGGATTTTATAATTTACTGCAATTTGGAAGAGACAAAATTTCAGTTGCTCAAAAATTTTTCTCGTGACCAACATGTTGCAATTCAAGAAGTGAATCTCGTGCTCGAGAAGATGATCACAGACGTGAGCACGACCAGTGGTGAACACGTTCCACCGACATTACTGTTTGGTTTCGATAGAATGACATTGTTGGGAATGCTGACAACAGTCGTGATCTGCATTGTGTCCGTTCTACTCTCCTTTTGGTTGATTATACAAATCAGTCGTGTCCCTCTGCTACCTGTTTGGAAATATTTTGTCggctttgtctttcttgttttgATAGCTAGCACTGTCATCGAGTGGTTCCACCTCTATCAGACGGCAGTCGCCGAGAAGATGTCAACTCAAGCGAAAGATATTCCACCAGAGTGTACTGCAGAAGGGGCCACGGGGTGGACGACTCTTGCCAGCTGGATGAAGTCTACGTTCACTCTATCTGAGGATGCATGTCTTAAGTATTACCAAGCTGTTGCTATCGATCCAATAGTAAGATCGAACCCCACAAAAGCTCTGGTTATTTCGTTCACTCATGTCATCGTGGAGCCGATGAAGATGATATTTAGTGGACTCGGTGTTGCATTCCGAGGTCTTCTGCAGCCACTTCCTGTTCAGTGGCAACCTTTTGTCTTCATCGTTGCTATattattgcttgttttgtttctcATAATGGTTATGCGTTATTCACTCCGCTTATCAGTATTGTTCAGTCTTGTTCCAGCACTAACAGATGGTAAAGAAATGAAGGACATGCTTCTTCAGCTGAAGGAACTGAATCGAGCACTCCAAGGGCAAATACAAAGCCTGCAGGCCATGAGACCGTTACTAGCGATTAAGGATACTGAACATCCTGCGAACAAAAGTGCAGAATTGCTGACAACCGTACAAGAAAGCCACCTGAATATTCCACTTGAGAATGATTTTGATACGAAAGCAAATGTTGTTGATTCGATTGGAGCTTCGGTGTCAGGGCAGTAA
- the LOC134185528 gene encoding acyl-CoA dehydrogenase family member 10-like produces the protein MSLLAANLHALRRFALPVASRLCALRSMTASKSTSEHRWKAVLFDAGGVLTLSPFPVFGRLERKYGLADGALTRIIQNRGARGAFRMLERGELSVSEFASKFNSEVLSATGKEFDACEMIRELEEVTSYVKPEMLDAVQCIRAEGLKTAVITNNWLSDRQKAAWLNGKMLFDEIYESAKEGKSKPDPTVYSTVLSRLDVKPEEALFLDDIGSNLKTAADLGIYTIKVAKENGHAQALSQIEKLLEFSLSGFVPGTTAVKKAHMLPTDRLTAYLQEKLDLTDRHGHLNIRKFKHGQSNPTYYISYGGQQLVLRKKPPGKLLSSAHAVEREYRVMKAVASQGVPVPKVLDLCEDSSVIGTPFYVMAYISGRIYTDAAVPEMSSAERRAVFSAMNKTLAAIHSVDISAEGLKDYGKPGQYISRQVSRWTRQYEASKTHTIEAMDKLIAWLPEHLPHKDRTTLVHGDYRLDNLIFSTDSGDPKVVAVLDWELSTLGDPLSDLAYNCMGYHLGPGFPALQGLAGEDLESLGIPTEEQYVGDYCRQMGFDSIEDWQYYLAFSFFRAAAILQGVYKRATQGQASAANAEAVGMMTQYIAELGWRFAEKSQTQKSKL, from the exons ATGTCTCTGCTGGCTGCAAATTTGCACGCTCTACGTCGCTTTGCTCTTCCAGTTGCATCGAGACTGTGTGCATTACGCTCAATGACCGCATCGAAGAGCACATCAGAGCACCGCTGGAAGGCAGTTCTGTTCGACGCGGGTGGAGTCTTGACTCTCTCGCCTTTCCCAGTTTTTGGACGTCTGGAGCGCAAGTACGGACTGGCAGACGGAGCTCTGACGAGAATCATTCAAAATCGAGGAGCGAGGGGAGCATTTCGAATGCTCGAGCGCGGAGAGCTGTCTGTGTCAGAATTTGCATCGAAATTTAATTCTGAGGTTTTATCTGCGACTGGGAAGGAGTTTGATGCTTGTGAGATGATTAGGGAGCTCGAGGAGGTGACGTCGTATGTTAAGCCGGAGATGTTGGATGCAGTGCAGTGTATTCGAGCAGAGGGGCTGAAGACAGCGGTCATCACGAACAACTGGTTGTCGGATCGACAGAAAGCAGCTTGGTTGAATGGAAAGATGTTGTTTGATGAG ATTTATGAAAGTGCTAAGGAGGGAAAGTCAAAACCCGATCCTACAGTCTACAGTACTGTGCTATCGAGGCTGGATGTGAAACCAGAAGAGGCATTGTTTCTTGATGACATCGGCAGCAACCTAAAGACAGCAGCTGATCTTGGAATATACACAATCAAAGTGGCAAAG gAAAATGGGCATGCACAGGCACTGAGTCAAATTGAGAAACTTCTTGAATTTTCATTGTCAG GATTCGTTCCTGGCACGACTGCTGTAAAGAAGGCTCACATGTTACCAACTGATAGGCTTACAGCATATCTTCAGGAAAAGCTAGACTTGACTGACCGGCATG GGCATTTGAACATTAGAAAATTCAAGCACGGTCAGTCAAATCCAACATATTATATAAGCTATGGAGGTCAACAACTCGTTTTAAGAAAGAAGCCG CCTGGAAAGTTGCTGTCGTCTGCTCATGCAGTAGAGCGAGAGTATAG ggtTATGAAAGCTGTGGCTTCACAGGGTGTTCCTGTGCCAAAAGTTCTTGATCTTTGTGAGGACTCAAG TGTGATTGGCACTCCGTTTTATGTTATGGCATACATAAGTGGTCGTATCTACACTGATGCAGCAGTACCGGAAATGTCTTCTGCAGAGAGACGGGCTGTCTTTTCTGCCATGAACAAAACCCTAGCTGCCATTCATTCTGTTGATATTTCAGCTGAAGGTTTAAAAGATTATGGAAAGCCTG GTCAGTACATTAGTAGACAAGTTTCACGGTGGACTAGACAATATGAAGCTAGTAAGACACATACCATTGAAGCTATGGACAAGCTGATAGCTTGGCTACCTGAACACCTTCCGCATAAAGATCGAACGACACTTGTACATGGTGACTATAG GCTCGACAACTTAATATTTTCCACTGATTCCGGAGACCCCAAAGTTGTGGCGGTTCTGGATTGGGAATTGTCGACGCTCGGTGATCCTCTTTCTGATCTAGCTTACAACTGCATGGGTTATCACTTGGGACCAGGATTCCCTGCTTTGCAAG GTTTGGCAGGTGAAGATTTGGAGTCACTAGGCATTCCAACCGAGGAACAGTATGTTGGCGATTATTGCCGGCAAATGGGCTTTGATAGTATAGAAGACTGGCAGTACTATTTGGCATTTTCGTTTTTTCGTGCTGCAGCCATCCTCCAAGGTGTATACAAGAGAGCCACACAAG GTCAAGCCAGTGCTGCAAACGCAGAAGCTGTTGGCATGATGACACAGTATATAGCCGAGCTTGGTTGGAGATTTGCTGAaaaatcacaaacacaaaagtcAAAGCTGTAG
- the LOC134185530 gene encoding ATP synthase subunit delta, mitochondrial-like: MAAARSLFLVRRFPRFRVGLVPVRGLAEGEDVSSFPLRFSSPSQAFFDNTRVVQVDVPATSGNFGILPKHVPSLAVLRPGVVTVYEGDKNSKYFVSSGTVTVLDDASVQIVAEEAAHIENLDIQAARSGLEQAQQQLTSASEETKAEAMVAVELYEAILKALE; encoded by the exons ATGGCGGCGGCCAGGAGTTTGTTTTTGGTTCGACGATTTCCACGATTTAGAGTTGGACTCGTTCCTGTGCGAGGACTGGCGGAAGGTGAAGACGTCAGCAGCTTTCCTTTGAGGTTTTCATCACCGTCTCAG GCCTTTTTTGACAACACGCGAGTAGTTCAAGTAGACGTACCAGCTACTAGTGGAAACTTTGGTATCTTACCCAAACACGTGCCTTCTCTCGCCGTCCTTCGACCTGGCGTAGTGACAGTTTATGAAGGCGACAAGAACTCTAAATATTTTG TGAGTAGTGGAACTGTGACGGTATTGGATGATGCTTCTGTTCAGATAGTAGCAGAAGAGGCTGCTCATATTGAGAACTTGGATATTCAG GCCGCCAGAAGTGGTTTAGAACAAGCCCAACAACAACTCACGTCTGCATCAGAAGAAACCAAGGCGGAAGCTATGGTAGCCGTAGAGTTGTATGAAGCAATCTTGAAAGCTTTAGAGTAG
- the LOC134186206 gene encoding uncharacterized protein LOC134186206, with product MGAASSSCSPCLCRERRDLLEEAAVGQQQDVSLVHVPAVASREEPKATTQQQVVVQERKVRTKKLKIVAEQDPDIIEELETPKQKQFLNFEQLIKEEEDNIEEEEDNIEEENIEQEQAVKEEKTITKPHIVHVQVTAEVHVDPSSVTTEESQDSTRQEEAAGLQQNLPCPGTNDNENRTDNFEIEEI from the exons ATGGGCGCAGCTAGTAGTTCGTGTTCGCCGTGCTTATGCCGGGAAAGACGTGATTTACTGGAAGAGGCAGCCGTCGGTCAACAGCAGGATGTTTCGCTAGTACATGTACCAGCAGTGGCTAGCAGAGAAGAGCCTAAAGCTACCACACAACAGCAAGTTGTCGTGCAAGAGCGGAAAGTTAGAAccaagaaattgaaaatagttGCCGAACAAGACCCAGATATCATAGAAGAGCTAGAAACTCCCAAACAAAAGCAATTTCTTAACTTTGAGCAACTCATCAAAGAAGAGGAAGATAATATCGAAGAAGAGGAAGATAATATCGAAGAAGAGAATATCGAACAAGAACAAGCGGTCAAAGAAGAAAAGACCATAACCAAGCCACATATTGTTCATGTCCAAGTTACCGCAGAAGTGCATGTCGATCCTTCATCAGTCACCACTG AAGAAAGTCAAGATAGTACAAGACAAGAAGAGGCTGCTGGTTTACAACAAAACCTTCCTTGTCCAG GCACAAACGATAACGAAAATAGAACGGATAACTTTGAAATCGAAGAAATCTAG